In Fusarium oxysporum Fo47 chromosome XII, complete sequence, one DNA window encodes the following:
- a CDS encoding uncharacterized protein (domain of unknown function-domain containing protein), which yields ISEQTQTLPNGAVQIAPRTGTAFRVSKGQRFSVIDPKGASVGDLVAFSASDPREALSNSRSFDYATKIFFSVGDKLYSSRSNVMLSIVKDTVGKHDFLYTPCSKDTFHLMYENAPELPGCQGNPAYALAKFGIQEDSIPTPFNVFMNVTVDGNTGVLEIKPPLSKAGDHIDFIAEMDLIIGLTAWSAPKTNDGSFKPIEYKLH from the coding sequence ATATCTGAACAAACACAAACCCTTCCCAACGGCGCAGTCCAAATCGCCCCTCGAACTGGTACCGCGTTCCGAGTCTCCAAAGGTCAGAGGTTCTCGGTCATTGATCCCAAAGGCGCCTCAGTCGGTGACCTTGTGGCCTTCAGTGCCAGCGACCCTCGCGAAGCTCTCAGCAACAGCCGCTCCTTCGACTATGccaccaagatcttcttctcggttGGCGATAAACTCTACAGCAGCCGAAGCAACGTCATGCTCAGCATCGTCAAAGACACAGTCGGCAAGCACGACTTTCTTTATACGCCTTGCTCCAAGGATACGTTCCATCTGATGTATGAGAACGCTCCGGAATTACCAGGTTGTCAGGGTAATCCGGCATATGCCCTTGCCAAGTTCGGCATTCAAGAAGATAGCATTCCCACTCCTTTTAACGTTTTTATGAACGTTACTGTGGATGGCAATACTGGAGTATTGGAGATTAAGCCGCCTCTGAGCAAAGCTGGTGATCATATCGACTTTATCGCCGAGATGGACTTGATCATCGGCCTCACAGCATGGTCTGCACCAAAGACGAATGACGGCAGTTTCAAGCCCATTGAGTACAAATTACATTGA
- a CDS encoding pyridoxal phosphate-dependent transferase: MLKSKLSEIDNKRAASQLLPKGSTPYTCSTFFKQQHTSSLKAAARAAHPEMISLGTARPWAEYFPWKALEMLCPEPEGLGSTVSMDCVRGEDEYDLDIVMNYGYAGGSPQVLRWVTEHMELLHDPPYSDWECAITCGTTSAMEIAFRLFCNPGDTILMESHTYTGTLSAALAQGLKIQGVAMDELGLVPEDLNHKLENWDSLKGPKPSVLYMIPCGQNPTGSTQSLERRQAIYRVAEAHDLYIFEDDPYYLIQLGEDSSEDSDKGLDADDYLRSLPASYLSLDVSGRVLRMDTTSKVLAPGLRCGWVTASSQVINKFIAYSEVSVASPSGPSQAMIYKLLDQTWGHEGFIRWAMMLSVQYRRRRDILSTACKAHLPSGICSWRVPDVGMFLWINLNLSYPSLAMNNKDSEWEAYRYTEDTIFSKAQENGVVVSKGSWFMTNVTEMRGVSFRLTFAAAQEGIARAVERFGRAIRSYLEDGTL; encoded by the exons ATGCTCAAAAGCAAACTGTCTGAGATCGACAACAAACGGGCGGCATCCCAACTTCTGCCCAAAGGCAGCACGCCATATACATGCTCAACCTTTTTCAAG CAACAGCACACATCTTCGCTTAAGGCGGCCGCAAGAGCGGCCCATCCGGAGATGATAAGCCTCGGAACTGCACGGCCGTGGGCGGAATACTTCCCGTGGAAGGCTCTTGAAATGCTTTGCCCAGAACCCGAAGGCTTAGGCTCTACCGTCTCGATGGATTGTGTTAGAGGAGAGGATGAGTATGATCTTGACATTGTCATGAACTATGGATATGCAGGAGGGTCGCCTCAGGTCCTCCGCTGGGTGACCGAGCATATGGAATTGCTTCATGACCCCCCTTACAGCGATTGGGAATGCGCAATTACCTGCGGCACGACCTCTGCCATGGAGATTGCTTTCCGACTATTTTGCAACCCTGGGGATACTATTTTGATGGAGAGCCACACATACACGGGCACTCTTAGTGCGGCGCTTGCACAGGGTCTCAAGATCCAAGGTGTAGCCATGGACGAACTGGGGCTTGTGCCAGAGGATCTCAACCACAAACTAGAGAACTGGGACTCGTTAAAGGGCCCCAAACCATCTGTACTCTACATGATTCCATGTGGGCAGAACCCTACGGGTTCGACTCAGAGCCTAGAGCGCCGCCAGGCTATCTACAGAGTCGCCGAGGCGCATGATCTTTACATCTTTGAAGACGACCCATACTATCTCATACAGCTAGGAGAGGATTCCTCCGAAGACTCAGACAAGGGATTAGATGCTGATGACTACCTGAGAAGCTTACCAGCTTCCTACTTGTCCCTCGATGTTTCCGGGCGCGTTCTCCGGATGGATACAACATCCAAGGTGCTAGCGCCCGGCCTACGTTGCGGGTGGGTAACAGCAAGTTCCCAAGTGATCAATAAATTCATTGCATACTCAGAGGTCAGCGTGGCGTCGCCGAGCGGCCCATCCCAGGCGATGATATACAAGCTATTGGACCAGACTTGGGGCCACGAGGGGTTCATCCGGTGGGCTATGATGCTCTCTGTTCAGTACCGGCGCCGTCGGGATATCCTTTCTACAGCGTGTAAGGCGCATCTTCCCTCGGGTATTTGTTCCTGGAGAGTTCCCGACGTGGGCATGTTTCTATGgatcaacctcaacttgTCCTATCCAAGCCTGGCAATGAACAATAAGGATAGCGAATGGGAGGCATATCGATATACGGAAGACACGATATTCTCGAAGGCTCAGGAGAATGGAGTGGTCGTCAGCAAAGGAAGCTGGTTCATGACCAATGTGACAGAGATGCGAGGTGTGAGCTTTCGCCTGACCTTTGCCGCAGCACAGGAGGGGATTGCTCGAGCAGTGGAGCGATTTGGGCGCGCTATACGGTCGTATCTCGAGGACGGTACCCTCTGA
- a CDS encoding thiamine diphosphate-binding protein — protein MASVAPTVKLADYLFTRLHQLGVRSVHGVPGDYNLALLDHVEPCGLRWVGNTNELNAAYAADGYSKIKGIAAIITTFGVGELSAINRIAGAYAERAPVVHIVGSPKRESQESRAKIHHTFNDGDYRRFAAMSAHVTVSQVHLWDFRTAATQIDEVLKECLLKSRPVYLEVPVDMVATLVPSVSLQSPIQLPGPLHLPTHENIQSQILSRIYSAQKPIILVDGEIRPFGIIKDVQQLVELTHWPTWTTGFGKGLLDETLPNMHGVNRGKYGDPIETAFIAEADLVLCFGPHLSSTNTFGYSSVPKTDVSILIKENEVQIGDSVFRDVPASSITSWLSQNLDTSRVRRYSPYPELPRPTVLSFSNLEGHKPITQKSLWLLLANIFRPEDIILGETGTAGHGVRTMPLPKSTRAFVPVTWLSIGYMLPAAQGAALAQRELIEASAYNGNNASRTVLFIGDGSFQMTVQEVSTIIRHNLNVIVFVINNDGYTIERCIHGYTQSYNDIARWRYCEAPSFFGASSAFTAKVATWAELDSVLRNEELLDGDGLRLVEIIMDREDAPEGSLLDMLKVQKAHG, from the coding sequence ATGGCGTCTGTGGCACCAACCGTCAAGCTTGCTGACTACCTCTTTACTCGCCTGCACCAACTTGGTGTCAGGTCAGTCCACGGTGTGCCCGGTGACTATAACCTGGCGTTGCTCGACCATGTTGAACCCTGCGGCTTGCGCTGGGTTGGCAATACTAATGAGCTCAATGCCGCCTATGCTGCAGATGGATACTCCAAGATCAAAGGAATTGCAGCTATTATTACAACCTTCGGCGTGGGTGAGCTTTCGGCTATCAATCGTATTGCTGGCGCTTATGCAGAACGAGCACCTGTCGTCCACATCGTCGGCAGCCCGAAAAGAGAGTCTCAAGAGTCCCGTGCTAAGATCCATCATACCTTCAATGATGGTGACTACCGTCGCTTTGCTGCGATGTCTGCGCATGTTACCGTGTCTCAGGTGCATTTGTGGGATTTTCGAACTGCGGCTACTCAGATCGATGAGGTCTTGAAAGAATGTTTGCTCAAGAGTCGACCTGTATATCTCGAAGTCCCAGTGGATATGGTTGCGACGCTCGTACCCAGCGTTAGCCTCCAGTCCCCCATTCAGCTTCCTGGTCCACTGCACCTACCGACTCACGAAAACATCCAATCACAAATTCTGAGCAGAATCTATAGTGCTCAGAAACCCATTATTCTCGTGGACGGCGAAATTAGACCATTTGGTATCATAAAAGACGTGCAGCAGCTGGTAGAGTTGACCCATTGGCCTACGTGGACTACGGGCTTTGGCAAAGGCCTTTTGGACGAGACACTCCCCAACATGCATGGAGTCAACCGAGGCAAATACGGAGACCCTATTGAGACGGCCTTTATAGCTGAAGCAGACTTGGTCCTGTGCTTTGGGCCTCATCTTAGTTCGACCAATACTTTCGGTTACTCTAGCGTCCCCAAGACGGACGTGTCAATCTTGATCAAAGAAAACGAGGTCCAAATCGGCGATTCAGTATTCCGAGACGTCCCTGCAAGCTCTATCACCTCGTGGCTCTCTCAGAATCTGGACACCTCTCGAGTCAGGCGCTACAGCCCATATCCAGAGCTGCCTCGGCCCACTGTGCTATCATTCTCAAATCTCGAGGGGCACAAACCTATCACCCAAAAGAGTCTGTGGCTGCTCCTCGCCAACATATTCCGCCCTGAGGACATCATTCTCGGTGAAACCGGGACTGCTGGCCACGGTGTGCGAACAATGCCTCTACCCAAGTCCACGCGAGCTTTTGTTCCAGTTACATGGCTCTCCATCGGTTACATGCTTCCCGCAGCACAAGGAGCTGCACTAGCTCAACGGGAATTAATCGAGGCTTCTGCTTATAACGGCAATAATGCCTCTCGAACAGTCCTGTTCATCGGGGATGGTAGCTTTCAGATGACAGTCCAGGAGGTATCTACAATTATCAGACATAACTTGAACGTTATTGTGTTTGTTATCAATAATGATGGATATACCATTGAAAGATGCATTCATGGTTATACACAAAGCTACAACGACATTGCGCGGTGGAGGTATTGCGAGGCTCCAAGCTTCTTTGGGGCTTCTAGTGCGTTCACGGCCAAGGTTGCAACGTGGGCTGAGCTGGACAGTGTGTTGAGAAACGAAGAGTTGCTGGATGGCGATGGACTGCGCCTTGTGGAAATCATCATGGATCGCGAGGATGCACCGGAGGGGAGTCTATTGGACATGCTGAAAGTACAGAAAGCTCATGGTTGA
- a CDS encoding P-loop containing nucleoside triphosphate hydrolase protein, whose amino-acid sequence MSSHQTSILPGYSTQQRLSQNPTMSLPTPKIPDGIKHGHTSPYHGHPESVILKPTSSQALPFRSVRPVQDGDGATSSYFEHSDAKRINTDLVFTAALKKQYPELTLVVVPQYSDMGSSCNLLAFAGAGYATVTPIQDKGDLPSSLEWTVYLPPARRMDGNKGYLGEAPIFGKFLYQWEGEEFIVYLADGRDGSESYPQLKNYYILTADVHKADQLVLTVGSWASDLHNEVWVFDQGFFHKDRELWESAQKSTWESVILDEDMKKSLINDHISFFESRQTYASLGVPWKRGIIYHGPPGNGKTISIKAAMHMLADRTPPIPTVYVRSLESWNGPQGALYMIFQKAREFAPCYLVFEDIDSLVTPDVRSYFLNEVDGLKRNDGIFIIASTNHLELLDPGIAKRPSRFDRKYYFPDPNIDQREAYCRFWRKKLKPNKDIEFPDKLCRAIAEITDKFSFAYIQEAFVATLLAIARRSKTKPTVGGSEEAWVLVSDDFGDALASDKGDLDRLELWVEIKKQIKILREGIEEESKAF is encoded by the exons ATGAGCAGCCACCAGACTTCAATTCTTCCAGGCTACTCAACTCAGCAACGCCTTTCCCAGAACCCGACTATGAGTCTCCCAACTCCCAAAATACCTGACGGTATCAAACATGGGCATACTTCTCCTTACCATGGACACCCTGAATCGGTCATCTTGAAGCCTACTTCTTCGCAAGCGCTACCCTTCAGGTCTGTGCGACCCGTCcaagatggcgatggcgcAACCAGTTCCTACTTTGAGCACTCGGACGCCAAGCGAATTAATACCGATCTTGTCTTTACTGCGGCTCTCAAGAAGCAATACCCTGAGCTCACCCTTGTTGTGGTCCCACAGTACAGCGACATGGGCAGCTCTTGCAACTTGCTGGCTTTCGCAGGCGCTGGCTATGCTACCGTGACTCCAATCCAAGACAAGGGCGACCTGCCATCGTCGCTCGAATGGACGGTTTACTTGCCGCCCGCCCGTCGAATGGATGGCAATAAAGGATACTTGGGCGAGGCGCCCATCTTCGGCAAATTCCTCTACCAATGGGAGGGTGAGGAATTTATTGTCTATCTGGCCGATGGTCGGGATGGGTCGGAATCCTACCCACAACTTAAGAACTACTATATCCTCACGGCTGATGTCCACAAAGCTGATCAACTTGTTCTCACCGTCGGGTCATGGGCAAGCGACCTGCATAATGAAGTTTGGGTCTTCGATCAGGGCTTTTTCCACAAAGATCGCGAGCTGTGGGAGAGCGCGCAGAAATCAACATGGGAATCAGTCATCCTAGACGAGGATATGAAGAAGTCGCTCATAAATGACCacatctccttcttcgaGTCGAGGCAGACATACGCAAGTCTCGGCGTGCCATGGAAGCGAGGAATCATCTACCATGGCCCCCCTGGGAACGGAAAGACTATCAGCATTAAGGCTGCGATGCATATGCTGGCTGATAGAACCCCTCCCATTCCCACCGTCTATGTGCGTAGCCTAGAGTCGTGGAATGGGCCCCAGGGCGCTCTTTACATGATCTTTCAGAAGGCTAGGGAGTTTGCGCCCTGCTACTTGGTGTTCGAAGATATTGATTCTCTCGTCACACCCGACGTGAGGAGCTACTTCTTGAACGAGGTTGACGGCCTAAAGCGGAACGATGGCATATTTATCATCGCCAGCACTAACCATTTGGAACTCCTAGACCCAGGAATCGCA AAACGTCCATCTCGGTTCGACCGAAAGTATTACTTTCCCGACCCAAACATTGACCAACGAGAGGCATATTGCCGATTTTGGCGGAAGAAGCTTAAACCCAACAAAGACATCGAGTTCCCAGACAAGTTGTGCAGGGCCATCGCTGAGATCACGGACAAATTCAGCTTTGCCTACATCCAGGAGGCGTTTGTGGCAACACTGTTAGCCATCGCTCGGCGGTCAAAGACCAAGCCAACAGTCGGAGGCTCTGAAGAGGCTTGGGTGTTAGTTAGCGATGACTTTGGGGATGCCCTAGCCTCAGATAAAGGTGACCTAGACAGACTGGAGCTCTGGGTCGAAATAAAAAAGCAGATCAAGATCCTTCGCGAAGGcatagaagaagaaagtaaaGCATTCTAG
- a CDS encoding general substrate transporter produces MSSIKSKQGVDNSKLDDEVGEFHVEQAFKASEVKIETGVLSSGYESLSLWETVKLFKVATAYCFTAAFSAATDGYQIGINGSIIANKGFVHQFATATNADGVEYLTSPILAGWSSIMSVGQIIGMTTIPFLSDRYGRKTAMWTYWTILVSSVLCESLARHWPVWLVAKLLAGIGVGSLQSTLPVYISECAPTRIRGGLLMCYSLWWTIGSFFAYIALQLLNRKNPNIWLTPIYTQWAQIGIMCVIYVFLPESPAWCVSRGNEDRAKKQLLRLNRGVVDYDEEHQYQILVQTFEHEREVAAQQKKEHWYAIFRGVDGLRTVISLWPNMTQQFIGLTLFATFGTYFFQQAGLADPFTIKCITSSINITTLLIVVLVADKIGRRRISCYATTLTWTSCVVIGILGLIPTTTVTKNIFVLFVCLWNVGMISNGAAGWGFIAEISSLRLRPYTAGFGAACTCVAGVIMNVLTPYMVNANKWNWGFKTGWFYAGVGLPFLVGTWLLLPDTSGRTAAEVDELFERKIKPWRFSKTSTTA; encoded by the exons ATGTCTTCTATCAAGTCCAAGCAAGGAGTTGACAACTCCAAActcgatgatgaggttggcGAATTCCACGTCGAGCAAGCCTTCAAAGCATCCGAGGTCAAGATCGAGACAGGAGTCCTCTCTTCGGGATACGAGTCACTCAGCTTGTGGGAAACCgtcaagctcttcaaagTTGCTACGGCCTATTGCTTCACAGCTGCTTTCAGTGCTGCTACGGATGGATATCAGATCGG CATCAACGGCAGTATCATTGCTAACAAGGGCTTCGTTCATCAATTTGCGACTGCGACCAACGCCGACGGAGTCGAATACCTTACTTCTCCTATTCTAGCTGGCTGGAGCTCCATCATGTCTGTCGGTCAGATCATCGGCATGACGACGATTCCCTTCCTGTCCGATAGATATGGCCGTAAGACTGCAATGTGGACCTATTGGACTATCCTTGTCAGCAGCGTCTTGTGCGAGTCTCTAGCTAGGCACTGGCCAGTTTGGCTCGTCGCTAAGCTCCTCGCGGGCATCGGAGTCGGATCTCTTCAGTCGACTCTGCCGGTCTATATCTCCGAGTGTGCCCCTACCCGTATCCGCGGAGGTCTTCTCATGTGCTACAGTCTCTGGTGGACCATTGGATCCTTTTTCGCCTACATCGCCCTGCAGCTGCTGAACCGCAAGAACCCCAACATCTGGCTGACACCAATTTATACCCAATGGGCTCAAATCGGTATCATGTGTGTCATTTACGTCTTCCTCCCAGAGTCACCCGCTTGGTGCGTCAGTCGTGGCAACGAAGATCGTGCTAAGAAGCAGCTGCTAAGACTCAACCGCGGCGTCGTCGACTATGATGAAGAGCATCAGTATCAGATCCTCGTGCAGACTTTTGAACACGAGAGAGAGGTTGCAGctcagcagaagaaggagcaTTGGTATGCCATCTTTCGCGGAGTCGATGGCCTTCGAACTGTCATCTCGCTATGGCCCAATATGACACAGCAATTCATTGGCCTTACCCTTTTTGCGACCTTTGGAACCTACTTCTTTCAACAAGCCGGTCTGGCTGATCCTTTTACGATCAAATGCATCACGTCTTCCATCAACATTACCACGCTGTTGATCGTCGTTTTGGTAGCTGACAAGATTGGACGACGCCGTATCTCATGCTACGCCACGACGCTTACATGGACGTCTTGTGTAGTCATTGGAATCCTTGGTCTGATCCCGACGACCACGGTGACTAAAAACatctttgttctctttgtATGCCTCTGGA ATGTTGGAATGATCTCCAACGGTGCTGCTGGTTGGGGCTTCATAGCCGAGATCTCTTCTCTACGTCTTCGACCCTACACAGCTGGCTTTGGCGCTGCGTGCACTTGTGTTGCTGGAGTCATCATGAATGTGCTCACTCCATATATGGTCAACGCCAATAAGTGGAACTGGGGTTTCAAGACTGGCTGGTTCTACGCTGGTGTCGGACTGCCCTTCCTTGTGGGCACATGGCTTCTACTTCCCGATACATCAGG ACGAACTGCAGCTGAGGTCGATGAGCTTTTCGAGAGGAAGATTAAGCCTTGGAGATTTAGCAAGACCTCAACCACAGCCTGA
- a CDS encoding Six-hairpin glycosidase-like protein → MAQTFERIANNLQPKIHRCARAPQRIVEFEKARPSFFGVKACAVDHDINDLSWGKGSDFILDFGIHMVGYLSFHLDYVGQNMDAPCRLRLTFGESPLDVTMDMNNVNTWISTAWLPDEVINIDICPQTISLPRRYSFRYLRLQIIDTSPKFKVSFSNVQCESVSAVSQGHQIDAVEFPDPLLQDIDHVCISTLRDCMQTVFEDGPRRDRRLWIGDLRLQALANYSTFRDLDLVKRCIFQFAAVRREDGSLPACIFEKPTLTASTDYIADYDALFAAIVYDYVEASGDMETGLLLWETVLDCPKRLLSNLNSTSYVFEAERSKHHIFLDWAKGLDKSAGAHGVLLYCLKVTNKLAVRLNQQPPYNELILKMTYAANSFLKDGIFVSGQAQQVSYASAAWLVLCGAFPPEIARKAFLATLAHPNAVKPLTPYLWHHVCDALAMLGCYNECVDLIKSYWGGMVEAGADTFWECYDAQDCMASPYGDVRNNSWCHAWSCTPTYLLRTTLRDTVKARGVGKVTVDELDQKWIKRSLGDSVA, encoded by the coding sequence ATGGCTCAAACCTTTGAACGCATCGCGAACAACTTACAGCCCAAAATTCATCGATGCGCCCGGGCTCCGCAGAGGATAGTTGAATTCGAGAAAGCCAGACCGTCTTTCTTCGGCGTCAAGGCTTGCGCTGTTGACCATGACATCAACGACCTCTCTTGGGGAAAAGGGTCCGACTTTATCCTCGATTTCGGCATCCATATGGTCGGATATCTTTCATTCCACTTGGACTACGTCGGGCAAAACATGGACGCGCCATGTCGGCTCCGTCTCACCTTTGGCGAGTCGCCACTTGATGTGACAATGGATATGAACAATGTGAACACCTGGATCAGCACCGCTTGGCTTCCCGACGAGGTCATCAATATCGACATATGCCCGCAGACAATAAGTCTTCCCCGTCGATACTCCTTCCGATACTTGCGCCTTCAGATCATTGATACGTCTCCCAAGTTCAAGGTGTCGTTCTCGAATGTACAATGCGAATCAGTCAGCGCCGTCAGTCAAGGCCATCAGATCGATGCGGTTGAGTTTCCAGATCCCCTTCTGCAGGACATCGACCACGTTTGTATTTCCACGCTGAGAGATTGCATGCAGACTGTATTTGAAGATGGCCCAAGGAGAGATAGAAGGCTTTGGATTGGAGATCTTCGTCTCCAAGCTCTAGCAAACTACAGCACATTTCGGGATTTAGATCTTGTCAAGAGATGTATTTTCCAGTTTGCAGCAGTCCGACGTGAGGACGGCTCGTTGCCAGCGTGCATCTTTGAAAAGCCCACGTTGACAGCTTCGACAGACTACATCGCCGACTACGATGCTCTATTTGCCGCTATTGTGTATGACTATGTTGAGGCTTCTGGGGATATGGAGACTGGGCTTCTACTTTGGGAGACTGTTCTCGACTGTCCAAAGCGACTACTGAGCAACCTCAATTCCACATCCTATGTTTTCGAGGCCGAGCGCAGCAAGCATCACATCTTTCTCGACTGGGCAAAGGGTCTCGATAAGAGCGCGGGAGCTCACGGGGTATTACTTTATTGCCTGAAGGTTACGAACAAGCTCGCCGTGCGCCTGAACCAGCAGCCTCCCTACAACGAACTAATTCTCAAAATGACATACGCTGCAAACTCATTCCTAAAAGACGGTATTTTTGTGTCTGGGCAAGCTCAGCAAGTCAGCTATGCCTCCGCCGCATGGCTCGTTCTATGCGGAGCCTTTCCTCCAGAAATCGCTCGCAAAGCCTTCCTCGCCACTCTTGCACACCCAAATGCCGTGAAGCCACTAACGCCTTACCTATGGCACCACGTTTGCGACGCTCTCGCGATGCTGGGATGCTACAATGAATGCGTTGATCTTATCAAGTCTTACTGGGGCGGTATGGTGGAGGCAGGGGCAGACACGTTCTGGGAATGTTATGATGCGCAGGATTGTATGGCTAGTCCATATGGGGATGTACGGAATAACAGTTGGTGCCATGCTTGGAGCTGTACGCCGACATACCTGCTTAGGACGACGCTGCGAGATACGGTCAAGGCGAGAGGCGTGGGTAAGGTCACGGTGGATGAGCTAGACCAAAAATGGATCAAGAGGTCTTTGGGTGATTCTGTAGCATAA
- a CDS encoding major facilitator superfamily domain-containing protein, with protein MANNIESTSRDTLPPTSTMAEKEKHEDLPQPPNDSLDLSVPDDPDMPLNWPKSKRWINIMIVSILTLLTPFASSMIAPAIQPIMDEMHETNPNIGSFMVSIYLLGYAFGPLFLAPLSEIYGRLPVYRICMIVFLLTNIACALSINMPMLIIFRLLTGLAGACPLTIGPASVADCFSQEERGRAMAIWNMPVLLGPSLGPATGAVLVICAFVQKETHAPTLQRKKLRKLQKERDTEDFPVATPHSQLIKRSLARPLKMLFFSPIIFGLSFLTAIAYGTLYLLFTTVSETFKTKYGIVTNVGLIYLGFGCGQIVGLILFGMVSDPILRRMARGGELKPEYRLPLMIPCSAIIPIGLLVYGWTTEYGVFWFVPVIGTFMIGFGMITVFTSVSTYLVDAFPTYAASATAANTVLRSIGGALLPLAGPKMFDAIGQGWGNTLLAGVSLAMISMIVISYRYGERLRIGAKYQLD; from the exons ATGGCCAACAACATCGAATCAACCTCACGGGATACCCTCCCTCCAACCTCAACCATGGCAGAAAAGGAAAAACACGAGGACTTACCTCAACCTCCCAACGATAGTCTGGATTTGAGTGTCCCGGATGACCCAGATATGCCATTGAATTGGCCAAAGTCGAAAAGATGGATCAATATCATGATAGTATCTATTCTGACACTCTTAAC CCCTTTTGCATCGTCCATGATCGCACCAGCAATCCAACCCATCATGGATGAAATGCACGAAACGAATCCCAACATAGGTTCATTCATGGTATCAATCTACCTCCTAGGCTACGCCTTCGGtcctctcttcctcgcccCGCTAAGCGAGATCTACGGACGACTCCCCGTATACCGCATCTGCATgatcgtcttcctccttaCAAACATCGCATGCGCTCTGTCCATCAACATGCCTATGCTTATAATCTTCCGTCTCCTGACGGGACTGGCCGGCGCGTGTCCGTTGACTATTGGACCTGCGAGCGTTGCAGACTGTTTCTCTCAGGAGGAGCGCGGTCGCGCGATGGCTATTTGGAATATGCCTGTGTTGCTGGGTCCGAGTCTCGGGCCTGCT ACTGGGGCTGTGCTTGTTATCTGCGCCTTCGTCCAAAAAGAGACTCACGCTCCAACCCTTCAGAGAAAGAAACTCAGGAAATTGCAAAAGGAGCGTGACACCGAAGACTTTCCAGTCGCAACGCCGCACAGCCAACTCATCAAGAGAAGCCTGGCCCGCCCATTGAAGATGCTTTTCTTCTCGCCAATTATCTTCGGCCTCTCATTCCTGACCGCAATCGCCTACGGAACTCTATACCTTTTATTCACGACGGTCTCCGAAACCTTCAAAACGAAATATGGCATAGTCACCAACGTCGGTCTTATCTATCTCGGCTTCGGATGCGGTCAGATTGTCGGACTTATACTCTTCGGCATGGTCTCAGATCCAATCCTGAGAAGAATGGCCCGAGGCGGCGAACTCAAACCCGAGTACCGTCTCCCCCTCATGATACCGTGCAGTGCGATAATTCCAATCGGGCTTTTGGTATATGGATGGACAACAGAGTATGGAGTCTTTTGGTTTGTGCCTGTCATTGGCACGTTTATGATTGGGTTTGGGATGATCACAGTGTTTACTTCTGTGAGCACTTATTTGGTAGACGCTTTCCCGACTTATGCTGCTAGTGCTACTGCGGCGAACACTGTACTTAGAAGTATTGGAGGTGCGCTTTTGCCTCTCGCTGGTCCAAAGATGTTTGATGCCATCGGCCAGGGATGGGGGAATACATTGCTTGCGGGTGTATCGTTGGCTATGATCAGCATGATTGTTATATCTTATAGATATGGGGAGCGCCTAAGAATCGGGGCAAAGTATCAGCTAGACTAA